A single region of the Austwickia chelonae genome encodes:
- the eccB gene encoding type VII secretion protein EccB has translation MAADRGSTTQVQAYRFGVQRLKEAVATGEAYRRGPHGPRSGMAFLIGVVVASLGLAGMLVYGIIKPAPSVGDATVLVDTDTGVAYVVRDRVLHPATNLTSAMLAAAPPTNGDVPLRRQSEIVRRVNTESISGLSRGSLLGIPDAPGSVPDDAHQLDSRWTVCDETQKDPGGPPQPLPGLQTTVIIGEGGGGVRPGPEVASLVTADRGNTTYLLMDGHRSKVNLRDPKLALGLGIDNTKLRPISLGLLNAIPERPEIVSPSVPDQGKPIQLASRRLAIGDVVRAEQATTGRTYYVVHNDGVQKITSVTADLLRSVTGQHGDIPAVPPSDLSNAKITSHPLDTSPYPAVRPALVDAASAPVLCMDWAAAEGGPQRTIYPTRSMPLPSGVKPVEAPAKETEHSAQRIYVRPGWGLVVGPWPDGATVNDGNPVLITDRGMSFPVADARTLRLLGLGQRVQAVSPELVKLLPQGPGLDTQAALRLAEARGSVPAATKTPGESPSPSTSPSPSASPSASPSPSPGAGSPSPSPSSSSGTTSPSTTARPSPSR, from the coding sequence ATGGCAGCTGACCGTGGATCGACAACGCAAGTCCAGGCGTACCGCTTCGGCGTGCAACGGCTCAAGGAGGCCGTCGCCACCGGTGAAGCCTATCGGCGTGGTCCGCACGGGCCCCGTTCTGGAATGGCCTTTCTCATTGGCGTGGTCGTCGCATCGCTCGGCCTGGCCGGGATGCTCGTCTACGGGATCATCAAGCCTGCCCCGTCGGTCGGTGATGCCACCGTGCTCGTGGACACCGATACCGGCGTGGCCTACGTCGTACGTGATCGGGTGCTGCACCCCGCGACCAACCTGACGTCCGCGATGCTCGCTGCCGCACCGCCGACGAATGGTGACGTCCCGTTGCGGCGCCAGTCGGAGATCGTTCGGCGGGTGAACACCGAAAGCATCAGCGGGCTCTCCCGGGGGTCCCTCCTGGGTATCCCGGATGCCCCCGGCTCGGTGCCCGATGACGCCCACCAGCTGGACAGCCGTTGGACGGTCTGCGACGAGACCCAGAAAGATCCCGGCGGTCCGCCTCAGCCGTTGCCCGGGCTGCAGACCACCGTGATCATCGGTGAAGGTGGCGGGGGCGTTCGACCGGGCCCGGAGGTGGCCTCCCTGGTCACCGCCGACCGCGGCAACACCACCTATCTGCTGATGGACGGTCACCGCTCGAAGGTGAATCTGCGAGACCCGAAGCTGGCTCTCGGGCTGGGCATCGACAACACGAAGTTGCGCCCGATCAGCCTGGGGTTGTTGAACGCCATCCCGGAACGCCCGGAGATCGTCTCCCCGTCCGTCCCGGACCAGGGAAAACCGATCCAGCTCGCCAGCCGACGGTTGGCCATCGGAGACGTGGTGCGAGCCGAACAGGCCACGACCGGACGCACCTATTACGTGGTCCACAACGACGGTGTGCAGAAGATCACCAGCGTGACTGCGGATCTTCTCCGCTCAGTGACCGGGCAGCACGGTGACATCCCGGCGGTACCGCCCAGCGATCTGTCGAATGCGAAGATCACCAGCCATCCGTTGGACACCAGCCCGTATCCGGCGGTCCGCCCTGCCCTGGTCGACGCTGCCAGCGCGCCGGTGCTCTGCATGGACTGGGCTGCTGCTGAAGGCGGCCCGCAACGCACCATCTACCCGACCCGTTCGATGCCGCTCCCGTCCGGGGTGAAACCGGTGGAAGCACCGGCGAAGGAGACAGAACATTCGGCGCAGCGAATCTACGTGCGCCCCGGGTGGGGCCTGGTCGTGGGCCCGTGGCCCGATGGCGCGACCGTCAACGACGGAAACCCGGTGTTGATCACCGACCGGGGCATGAGCTTCCCGGTCGCCGACGCGCGCACCCTGCGACTTCTCGGGCTCGGCCAGCGGGTTCAGGCGGTGTCACCGGAGCTGGTCAAGCTGCTGCCGCAAGGGCCGGGGCTGGACACCCAGGCCGCCCTGCGGCTGGCCGAGGCGCGCGGTTCGGTACCGGCCGCGACGAAGACGCCCGGCGAGTCGCCGTCTCCCAGCACCTCGCCGTCTCCGTCTGCGTCACCGTCGGCGTCTCCGTCTCCTTCCCCGGGAGCCGGATCTCCCTCGCCGTCCCCGAGTTCGTCCTCCGGGACCACGTCACCCAGCACGACGGCCAGGCCGTCGCCGAGCCGATGA
- a CDS encoding nitrilase-related carbon-nitrogen hydrolase — protein MKVAVVQLAYADDLPREEHRVRVADRVGRSGADVDLVVLPELWSVGAFTPRSWPERAEPVDGPTFSVMAAAAARAGCVLHAGTIMEELSAQGESAVRADSERADGRPGSGCHMANTAGVFGPDGSCLTTYRKIHTFGAAGVERDLVRPGEQVCVVDIPVPCPTSAETTVRVGLATCYDLRFPELFRLLAGQGAQMMLVSASWPAVRSEAWRILLQARAMENQVFVVGCGAAGVNGRTAMAGQSLVVGPDGSVLVEALGCSGSDGAPDATMTVDLDLAEVSRVREDFPVLPDRRLDRC, from the coding sequence ATGAAGGTGGCGGTGGTGCAGCTGGCGTATGCCGACGACCTCCCCCGTGAGGAGCACCGTGTCCGGGTCGCCGACCGGGTCGGACGGTCAGGGGCAGATGTCGACCTGGTGGTGCTCCCCGAACTGTGGTCGGTCGGTGCTTTCACCCCGCGTTCCTGGCCCGAGCGCGCCGAACCGGTGGACGGGCCGACCTTCTCGGTGATGGCTGCGGCAGCGGCCCGTGCCGGATGCGTGCTGCACGCCGGGACGATCATGGAGGAGTTGTCTGCGCAGGGGGAGTCGGCTGTGCGAGCGGACAGCGAGCGCGCTGACGGGCGGCCGGGTAGCGGGTGCCACATGGCGAATACCGCTGGTGTCTTCGGTCCGGACGGGAGTTGCCTGACGACATATCGCAAGATCCACACCTTCGGCGCAGCCGGTGTGGAGCGTGACCTGGTCCGGCCGGGCGAGCAGGTCTGTGTCGTCGACATCCCGGTGCCGTGTCCGACCTCGGCGGAGACGACGGTGCGGGTCGGTCTGGCCACCTGCTACGACCTTCGTTTCCCGGAGCTCTTCCGGCTTCTGGCCGGGCAGGGCGCGCAGATGATGCTGGTATCGGCCTCATGGCCGGCGGTCCGCTCAGAAGCGTGGCGGATCCTGCTGCAGGCCAGGGCGATGGAGAATCAGGTCTTCGTGGTGGGTTGTGGTGCGGCCGGGGTCAACGGCCGTACCGCGATGGCTGGGCAGAGTCTGGTGGTGGGGCCGGACGGTTCCGTCCTGGTGGAAGCACTGGGATGCTCGGGCTCTGACGGCGCCCCGGACGCCACGATGACCGTCGATCTGGACCTGGCCGAGGTGAGCCGCGTCCGTGAGGATTTCCCGGTATTGCCGGACCGGCGGCTCGACCGCTGCTGA